From one Caldithrix abyssi DSM 13497 genomic stretch:
- a CDS encoding PTS sugar transporter subunit IIA — MQLTDLLTEKHILIPLKCKTRDECIKELIGAIEKEGLIADPAKAFEAILEREKLMTTGVGNGIAIPHCKHSSCPNFAVAMGVHPEGVDFDSIDKKKVHLVFLLVGPENNPSLHIKLLSRISRLMSNEELREQLMECSSPEEAHELLKEEESYYFELE, encoded by the coding sequence ATGCAACTTACCGATTTACTTACGGAAAAACATATTTTAATCCCTTTAAAATGCAAAACGCGTGACGAGTGTATCAAAGAACTAATTGGGGCTATCGAGAAAGAGGGCCTTATTGCCGATCCTGCCAAGGCCTTTGAAGCCATTCTTGAGCGCGAAAAACTGATGACCACCGGCGTTGGTAACGGAATTGCCATTCCTCACTGCAAGCACAGTTCCTGTCCAAACTTCGCCGTTGCCATGGGCGTTCATCCGGAAGGCGTAGATTTTGATTCTATCGACAAGAAAAAGGTACATCTGGTGTTTTTACTGGTAGGCCCGGAAAATAATCCCAGTTTACATATTAAATTACTCAGCCGTATTTCGCGCCTGATGAGCAACGAAGAACTGCGCGAACAATTGATGGAATGTTCTTCGCCGGAAGAAGCCCATGAATTATTGAAAGAAGAAGAAAGTTATTACTTTGAACTGGAATAA
- a CDS encoding P-II family nitrogen regulator: MKLVIFVLNKEEYLNEVLEAFVELGISGATVIDSVGMGRILAHDIPIFAGFRNLLQESRPGNKTILTAVEDDKVELILQTLERMIGSFDEPGNGIFMSLPLDLVKGIHQF; encoded by the coding sequence ATGAAATTAGTGATTTTTGTTTTAAATAAAGAAGAATATTTAAACGAAGTGCTGGAGGCCTTTGTCGAATTGGGCATTTCCGGCGCCACGGTAATTGACAGTGTTGGGATGGGACGCATTCTGGCGCACGACATTCCCATCTTTGCCGGATTCCGTAATCTGCTGCAGGAGAGCCGACCAGGCAACAAAACCATCTTAACCGCCGTTGAAGACGACAAAGTTGAACTAATTCTTCAAACGCTTGAGCGGATGATTGGCAGCTTTGACGAGCCTGGTAATGGCATTTTTATGAGCCTTCCGCTCGACCTGGTCAAAGGAATCCATCAATTTTAA
- a CDS encoding serine/threonine-protein kinase, with translation MAEHAEYIGAYKIVQKIGEGGMAYIFKAIQPSLRRSVVIKKLKDPNREIIKRFKKEALLSASFHHENLVAIYDFIYSNRNYYLVMEHVDGEDLQTIIEHLAPISANIAMLIALGIARGLEYTHTRNIIHRDIKPSNILLSYDGNVKIIDFGIARDDLSTRLTLTGMIVGTPAYMSPEQANGDALTAQSDLFSLGVLLYEMVTGLKPFDGNNQSEVLNKIVRGKYLAPERINPAIPRKLRRIIKKCLQHSPARRYQSATELINDLERALPWQIRNRRKKILSRFLNQLNKTAPTSTQTIILDFIRHSSRTKWHLARIFIGLLILSTFYFFPGYLSRIHLGALEIKTDPAQYRLVLDDKRHLMKAGSRIQIDNILRGEHRLMLQNLKTYQWFHIFFSVAPGQKTSIALPAFENIGRAELRIFSSPSAATVSLNDSVIGQTPLKIDSLLTGLYRLHLEQNGFKPITRQIEVKPGQRQQLYFVLLPTAASPVKGHSTQ, from the coding sequence ATGGCAGAACATGCAGAATATATAGGCGCATATAAAATTGTGCAAAAAATCGGCGAAGGCGGGATGGCATATATCTTTAAAGCCATTCAGCCTTCGCTCCGTCGTTCTGTCGTCATTAAAAAGTTAAAAGACCCCAACCGCGAAATCATCAAACGATTTAAAAAAGAAGCCCTGCTCAGCGCCTCTTTCCATCATGAAAATCTGGTGGCCATCTACGACTTTATTTACTCCAACCGCAATTACTACCTGGTAATGGAACACGTGGACGGCGAAGACTTGCAAACGATTATTGAACACCTGGCGCCGATTTCCGCGAATATTGCCATGCTCATCGCCCTGGGCATTGCCCGCGGTCTGGAATACACGCACACGCGCAATATCATTCACCGCGATATCAAACCGTCCAACATCCTGTTATCGTATGACGGAAACGTAAAGATCATCGATTTTGGCATTGCGCGCGACGATCTTTCCACGCGTCTAACCCTGACCGGTATGATCGTGGGAACGCCGGCCTACATGTCGCCGGAACAGGCCAACGGCGACGCCCTGACGGCTCAAAGCGATCTCTTCTCCCTTGGCGTTTTGCTCTACGAAATGGTAACCGGTTTAAAACCGTTTGACGGCAACAATCAAAGCGAAGTTTTGAATAAAATCGTTCGCGGAAAATACCTTGCCCCGGAACGCATCAACCCCGCCATCCCTCGTAAGCTCAGGCGGATTATCAAAAAATGTTTGCAGCACAGCCCCGCCAGACGCTATCAATCTGCCACAGAATTAATCAACGATCTGGAGCGCGCCTTACCGTGGCAAATCCGCAATCGACGCAAAAAAATTCTTTCGCGTTTTTTAAATCAACTGAACAAAACCGCTCCGACCAGTACGCAGACAATCATTCTGGATTTTATCAGGCACTCTTCCAGAACAAAGTGGCATCTTGCCCGAATCTTCATCGGCCTTTTGATATTAAGTACGTTTTACTTTTTCCCCGGCTATCTCTCGCGTATTCATCTCGGCGCGCTGGAAATCAAAACAGATCCCGCCCAATACCGCCTGGTACTGGATGATAAACGACACTTGATGAAAGCAGGAAGCCGCATTCAAATTGACAATATCCTGCGCGGCGAACACCGTTTAATGCTTCAAAATTTAAAAACCTATCAGTGGTTCCATATCTTTTTTTCCGTGGCGCCCGGTCAAAAAACCAGCATAGCGTTGCCTGCATTTGAAAACATCGGCCGGGCCGAGTTACGCATCTTTTCCTCTCCTTCCGCGGCTACCGTCAGCCTTAACGATAGCGTAATCGGTCAAACGCCATTAAAGATCGATTCCCTGTTAACCGGTCTTTACCGTTTGCATCTCGAACAAAACGGCTTCAAGCCAATAACCAGGCAAATTGAGGTAAAACCCGGCCAAAGGCAGCAGCTCTATTTTGTGCTTCTGCCCACAGCAGCCTCGCCAGTTAAAGGACATTCCACACAATAG
- a CDS encoding Fur family transcriptional regulator: protein MNKSKIDEFIKKCRESNLSVTPQRLAIFKQIMDDHTHPSPEKVYKRVKEEFPTISFATVYKTLETFEKIGVLAVVTPIHNTVRYDSVTEPHHHLVCIKCKKVMDVFDENLNQLDIPADILQSNKLVAYSVHFNVICSDCLQKGE, encoded by the coding sequence ATGAATAAATCTAAAATAGACGAATTTATAAAAAAGTGCCGGGAATCCAATCTGAGCGTTACGCCGCAGCGGCTGGCTATTTTTAAGCAGATTATGGACGATCACACGCACCCCAGTCCGGAAAAGGTGTACAAAAGAGTTAAGGAAGAATTTCCGACCATCTCATTTGCCACGGTTTACAAAACTCTGGAAACCTTTGAGAAGATAGGCGTGCTGGCCGTTGTTACGCCCATTCACAACACGGTTCGCTATGATTCGGTGACAGAACCACATCATCATCTGGTGTGCATCAAGTGCAAAAAGGTGATGGATGTTTTTGACGAGAATTTAAACCAGCTCGATATTCCGGCGGATATTCTGCAATCCAATAAACTGGTGGCGTACAGCGTTCATTTTAACGTCATTTGTTCCGATTGTTTGCAGAAAGGGGAATAA
- the katG gene encoding catalase/peroxidase HPI yields MGNESKRPEMRRSYKHTTVGGNLTHKWWPNQLNLKILHQNAAIIKPTAENFNYAQEFKKLDLNALKKDLYALMTDSQEWWPADYGNYGPLFIRMAWHSAGTYRVFDGRGGASSGGQRLAPLNSWPDNINLDKARRLLWPIKKKYGNQISWADLMILAGNCALELMGFKTFGFGGGRVDAWEPQEDIYWGAESEWLADERHPGGKLEKPLAADHMGLIYVNPEGPGGEPNVLEAAKHIRETFRRMAMNDEETVALIAGGHTFGKAHGAASPSHLGPEPEAAPLEEQGLGWKNSYGTGKGPDTITSGLEGAWTPTPTKWDNSFLTLLFKYEWNLEKSPGGAWQWVAVNPDPEDMVPDAFDPDKKHRPIMLTTDLALRMDPDYEPIARRFQKDPEALADAFARAWFKLTHRDMGPRSRYLGPEVPKEELIWQDPLPPVDHELIDERDIAELKKQLLESGLSVYELVYTAWSSAATFRASDKRGGANGARIRLAPQKDWEVNQPRQLAKVLNILQSIQTKFNKAQSGNKRVSLADLIVLGGAAAVEKAAKQAGFDVQVPFTPGRTDATQEQTDVESFSYLEPLADGFRNYLKTDHQVRAEEALLDQAQLLTLTAPEMTVLVGGMRALGANFAQSTHGIFTNRPGTLTNDFFVNLLDLGIEWKPLSEDLFEGSDRKTGQAKWTGTRVDLIFGSNAQLRAIAEFYAQDDNQEKFVHDFVKAWNKVMNLDRFDVAWW; encoded by the coding sequence ATGGGTAACGAAAGTAAGCGCCCCGAGATGCGCAGAAGTTACAAGCACACCACTGTCGGTGGGAATTTAACGCATAAGTGGTGGCCGAATCAGCTAAATCTTAAAATTTTGCATCAAAACGCGGCCATCATTAAGCCAACGGCAGAAAATTTCAATTACGCACAAGAATTCAAAAAACTGGATTTGAATGCTCTAAAAAAAGACCTGTACGCGCTGATGACCGATTCTCAGGAATGGTGGCCGGCGGATTACGGCAACTACGGTCCGTTGTTCATTCGTATGGCCTGGCACAGCGCGGGCACCTATCGTGTTTTTGACGGACGCGGCGGGGCTTCAAGCGGCGGTCAGCGTCTGGCGCCGCTCAATAGCTGGCCGGACAACATCAACCTGGACAAGGCGCGTCGCTTGCTGTGGCCGATCAAGAAAAAATACGGCAATCAGATTTCCTGGGCCGATTTAATGATTTTGGCCGGCAATTGCGCGCTGGAATTAATGGGTTTTAAAACTTTCGGATTTGGCGGCGGCCGGGTGGATGCCTGGGAACCGCAAGAAGACATCTACTGGGGAGCAGAAAGCGAATGGCTGGCCGATGAGCGCCACCCCGGCGGAAAGCTGGAAAAGCCTCTGGCGGCCGACCACATGGGTCTGATTTACGTGAATCCGGAAGGTCCGGGCGGCGAGCCCAATGTGCTGGAAGCGGCTAAACATATTCGCGAGACTTTTCGGCGTATGGCCATGAACGACGAAGAGACGGTGGCCCTGATTGCCGGCGGCCACACTTTTGGCAAGGCGCATGGAGCGGCCTCTCCCTCCCATCTGGGCCCCGAACCCGAAGCGGCTCCGCTGGAAGAACAGGGCCTGGGATGGAAGAACAGCTATGGCACAGGTAAGGGCCCCGATACCATCACCAGCGGTCTGGAAGGCGCATGGACGCCGACGCCAACAAAATGGGATAACAGTTTTTTAACATTACTTTTTAAGTACGAATGGAATCTGGAAAAAAGCCCTGGCGGCGCCTGGCAGTGGGTGGCTGTCAACCCCGATCCGGAAGACATGGTGCCCGACGCTTTTGATCCTGACAAAAAACACAGGCCGATTATGCTCACCACAGACCTGGCCCTGCGAATGGACCCGGATTACGAACCGATTGCCCGTCGTTTTCAAAAAGACCCTGAAGCTTTAGCGGACGCTTTCGCTCGCGCCTGGTTCAAACTCACGCATCGTGATATGGGCCCCAGATCGCGCTATCTCGGCCCGGAAGTGCCTAAAGAAGAACTGATCTGGCAGGATCCGCTTCCGCCGGTGGATCATGAACTTATTGACGAAAGAGACATTGCCGAACTGAAAAAGCAGCTTCTTGAGTCGGGGCTTTCTGTTTACGAACTGGTTTACACCGCCTGGTCATCGGCTGCCACCTTCCGCGCTTCCGATAAACGCGGCGGCGCCAATGGCGCGCGCATTCGCCTGGCTCCGCAAAAGGATTGGGAAGTCAATCAACCCCGGCAGCTGGCAAAGGTGTTAAACATTCTGCAAAGCATCCAGACAAAATTTAACAAGGCTCAATCGGGCAATAAGCGTGTTTCGCTGGCCGACCTGATTGTGCTGGGGGGCGCGGCCGCCGTCGAAAAAGCGGCAAAACAGGCCGGATTTGACGTGCAGGTGCCGTTTACGCCCGGCCGCACCGACGCCACTCAGGAGCAGACCGACGTGGAATCGTTTTCTTACCTGGAACCGCTGGCCGATGGTTTTCGCAACTACCTGAAAACCGACCACCAGGTGCGGGCCGAAGAAGCCCTTTTAGATCAGGCTCAGCTTTTAACCCTGACCGCTCCCGAAATGACGGTTCTTGTTGGCGGGATGCGCGCCCTGGGCGCCAACTTCGCTCAATCCACACATGGAATATTTACCAATCGCCCGGGAACTTTAACGAACGATTTCTTCGTTAATCTGCTCGATCTGGGAATCGAATGGAAGCCTCTTTCGGAAGACCTGTTCGAGGGTTCCGATCGCAAGACGGGCCAGGCAAAATGGACGGGAACGCGTGTGGATCTGATTTTCGGCTCCAACGCCCAGCTGCGGGCTATCGCCGAGTTTTACGCTCAGGACGACAATCAGGAAAAGTTCGTACACGATTTTGTTAAGGCCTGGAACAAGGTTATGAATCTCGATCGCTTTGACGTTGCCTGGTGGTAA
- a CDS encoding Dps family protein, with translation MNQELLIANLQRTLSNLQVLYVKLHNYHWNVKGKQFFGLHELTEGYYNYMTEQYDAIAERILQLGKKPLVTMKDYLEKATLDESAKTDFTAEEVIDGLLADFDVLLKDFKEISSAAAELNDTTTANLADGNVEWLEKAIWMLKASK, from the coding sequence ATGAATCAGGAACTATTAATCGCAAACTTACAACGTACACTCTCTAACTTACAGGTCCTTTACGTAAAACTGCACAATTACCACTGGAACGTTAAAGGAAAGCAGTTTTTTGGCCTGCACGAATTAACCGAAGGCTACTACAATTACATGACCGAACAATACGACGCCATTGCCGAGCGTATTCTTCAACTGGGTAAAAAGCCGCTGGTAACCATGAAAGATTACCTGGAAAAAGCAACGCTTGACGAAAGCGCAAAAACGGATTTCACGGCGGAAGAGGTGATTGACGGCTTGCTGGCTGACTTTGACGTTCTGTTAAAGGATTTTAAAGAAATTTCCAGCGCGGCGGCAGAGCTGAATGACACGACAACGGCAAATCTGGCCGACGGTAATGTGGAATGGCTGGAAAAGGCGATCTGGATGTTAAAAGCCAGTAAATGA